Proteins encoded by one window of Rhea pennata isolate bPtePen1 chromosome 11, bPtePen1.pri, whole genome shotgun sequence:
- the HMGB3 gene encoding high mobility group protein B3 yields MAKGDPKKPKGKMSAYAFFVQTCREEHKKKNPEVPVNFAEFSKKCSERWKTMSSKEKAKFDEMAKADKVRYDREMKDYGPAKGGKKKKDPNAPKRPPSGFFLFCSEFRPKIKSTNPGISIGDVAKKLGEMWNNLSDGEKQPYNNKAAKLKEKYEKDVADYKSKGKFDGAKGAATKAARKKVEEEDEEEEEDEEEEDEDDDDE; encoded by the exons ATGGCTAAAGGTGATCCGAAGAAGCCCAAGGGCAAGATGTCTGCCTATGCCTTCTTTGTGCAGACCTGCCGTgaagaacataagaaaaagaacCCAGAGGTTCCAGTCAACTTTGCAGAGTTTTCCAAGAAGTGCTCAGAGAGGTGGAAG acCATGTCAAGCAAGGAGAAGGCTAAATTTGATGAAATGGCGAAGGCTGATAAGGTACGATATGATAGAGAAATGAAGGACTATGGACCTGCTAAGGGTGGCAAGAAGAAGAAGGACCCCAATGCCCCAAAACGACCACC GTCTGGCTTCTTCCTGTTCTGTTCGGAGTTCCGCCCTAAGATCAAATCCACAAACCCTGGCATATCTATTGGGGACGTAGCAAAGAAACTTGGTGAAATGTGGAACAACCTCAGCGATGGCGAAAAGCAGCCTTATAATAATAAGGCAGCTAAGCTGAAGGAGAAGTACGAGAAG GATGTTGCAGACTACAAGTCTAAAGGAAAGTTTGATGGCGCAAAGGGAGCAGCAACCAAAGCTGCTCGGAAAAAGGTAGAGGAAGAAGacgaagaggaggaggaggatgaagaagaggaggatgaagatgatgatgacGAATAA